One genomic segment of Primulina tabacum isolate GXHZ01 chromosome 9, ASM2559414v2, whole genome shotgun sequence includes these proteins:
- the LOC142504311 gene encoding uncharacterized protein LOC142504311, protein MISEGSRDGKSNQSWKARGKRECREVEGARRNDVVISFGPDDLPGVSLPHNEALVIQARVSNYDVMWVFVDSDSSVNVIFKEALVQMDLQGYQLETVETALFGFAGHAVFSEGEIILPLTLGTRELRKIVMTTFTIKFSVENHGWEVRGDQSSSHKCYVEIVWVDQKKARQEEKGVSRAEEIERIVKKGEIHFVAEEEQEHESIRISSLVAEHNLNIIPGSQPVKQKKLHFGTEKDKVIDVHVQELLQAGHIREIQFPTRLSNVALVPKGAGKWRLCVDFRDLNMACPKDHYPLPRINQLVDYTSCYELLNFMVGYQGYHKIPLVKNDQDNANFITSRGTFCYVVMPFGLNNVGFTYQRLMN, encoded by the exons atgatttctgaAGGCTCTAGAGATGGTAAATCTAATCAGTCCTGGAAGGCACGGGGTAAGAGGGAGTGCCGAGAAGTAGAGGGAGCAAGAAGGAATGACGTGGTCATCAGCTTTGGCCCAGATGATCTCCCAGGTGTTAGCCTTCCTCATAATGAAGCCTTGGTAATCCAAGCTCGAGTTTCCAATTATGATGTCATGTGGGTCTTTGTGGATTCAGACAGCTCTGTGAATGTTATCTTCAAGGAAGCTCTAGTGCAGATGGATTTACAAGGGTATCAGTTGGAGACAGTAGAAACCGCCCTTTTTGGTTTTGCTGGTCATGCCGTGTTTTCGGAAGGAGAAATTATTCTGCCTTTGACCCTGGGCACCCGGGAATTGAGAAAAATTGTCATGACCACTTTTACG ATCAAATTTTCAGTCGAAAATCATGGATGGGAGGTCCGAGGAGATCAATCTTCTTCCCATAAATGCTATGTGGAAATAGTCTGGGTGGACCAGAAGAAGGCGAGGCAGGAGGAAAAGGGAGTAAGTCGAGCTGAGGAGATAGAAAGGATAGTGAAAAAGGGGGAGATACATTTTGTAGCAGAGGAAGAGCAGGAG CACGAATCGATTAGGATCTCATCCCTGGTGGCTGAGCATAATTTGAATATCATCCCGGGATCCCAACCTGTTAAACAAAAGAAGTTACATTTTGGTACAGAGAAGGATAAGGTGATTGATGTGCATGTCCAAGAATTGTTGCAAGCCGGTCACATTCGAGAAATACAATTTCCTACTAGGCTCTCAAATGTAGCGCTGGTTCCTAAGGGTGCAGGGAAGTGGAGGTTGTGTGTAGATTTCCGAGATCTTAACATGGCTTGCCCCAAGGATCATTATCCTCTGCCCCGGATTAATCAACTGGTGGATTACACCTCTTGTTATGAATTACTCAATTTTATGGTTGGTTATCAAGGTTATCACAAAATTCCCCTGGTCAAGAACGATCAAGACAATGCCAATTTCATTACCTCGAGAGGCACATTTTGTTATGTagtcatgccttttgggttaAATAATGTGGGATTTACATATCAACGTTTAATGAATTGA